One genomic region from Vibrio sp. STUT-A11 encodes:
- a CDS encoding M14 family zinc carboxypeptidase — MKKQYLCYEQTQQFLEQAMAKHPDLIRLESIGETHEGRPILMATISQNVAYAHLKPALLYTGTIHAREWIGNELAVSFIQYLLDNHQTNPDVIDALSRNTLYMVPCLNPDGFEYSHKHFSFWRKNRRDNGDGTFGVDLNRNFGVNFRRSNQTSSNIYGGPEAFSEPETRAIKHFVEQHNNICIALDYHSQGNVFFPAHKFNHEAEIEGTDLNVLCANMAQEIYKVTKRQYGIHRGKPPANLIHGSGREWYYNRGILATVVEVGSRNIPDYLINMAQSVDENIPALLYALRSAINYSDLAPKRPEYFSVKRVDATQAELVWQEADDSDTGCHYQVYRSESPKAPCTKENLIAITSQTGFTDKQLKAGKRYFYNLHRVDKYKKIASPFAPEIRIKTPLDKADCSFTLFPTPEKVGYVGELTKNNSEHFGHNSLFVGVNNTKGICYGVIDYDLSRLSEDSHISLAEFSLYPMNRVGAKIENYGEWSVSILNPADITDISNFEQIHQATPIQTLGETIDSDRLTQGIWHSWQFSAMEKRILEEQLKRGRLLLRIQGPDKLPLGNDSQMMQFDIGYGRFGGGIHYRPSLYVIYRRKTTTLQLSAAQCQTFQHSELVNSLLTTGYDSYGNAEIGQMVFELPQLTNPKELVITEAAIILDVDSTHALNHSMRFSVALVDSETELDELPLDFAQLEYVGYEVSSQDLNRNPRQTFLFDSSARQYVEDLHDQGRSVRLIIIPTSDTDTMDSRVTWKTQINDESVTPKLMLTYVERRKEALAAPNNLQANVENGVVKLTWDNPDHPAWVGSYVVRNSFHPPRNALDGVKLYAGKDDFTYDRFGNANLAKYYSVFSYDDVPNYSLPTTVSYTSKEVTEVIHQEFEAQDEVEQRYHDGD; from the coding sequence ATGAAAAAACAATACCTATGCTATGAGCAAACCCAACAGTTTCTCGAGCAAGCGATGGCGAAGCATCCAGATTTGATCCGCCTTGAAAGTATTGGGGAGACTCATGAAGGGCGGCCAATCCTAATGGCCACTATTTCTCAAAATGTAGCCTATGCTCACCTCAAACCTGCACTGCTCTACACAGGTACCATCCATGCACGGGAGTGGATAGGAAATGAGTTGGCCGTTAGCTTTATCCAATACCTGCTGGATAACCACCAAACCAATCCAGATGTGATTGATGCATTAAGTCGCAATACCTTGTATATGGTACCTTGCCTCAACCCTGATGGTTTTGAGTATTCGCATAAGCACTTTTCCTTCTGGCGTAAAAACCGCCGTGACAACGGTGACGGCACTTTTGGGGTAGATTTAAACCGTAACTTCGGGGTGAACTTCCGCCGCAGCAATCAAACCAGCTCGAATATTTACGGTGGTCCAGAAGCTTTTTCAGAGCCAGAAACCCGCGCGATCAAACATTTTGTAGAGCAGCATAACAATATCTGCATCGCGCTCGATTACCATTCACAAGGCAACGTGTTTTTCCCAGCACACAAGTTTAACCATGAAGCTGAAATTGAAGGCACCGATCTTAATGTGTTGTGTGCCAATATGGCGCAAGAGATCTATAAGGTCACCAAGCGCCAATATGGTATTCACCGCGGTAAGCCACCAGCCAACTTGATCCATGGCAGCGGACGCGAGTGGTATTACAACCGTGGTATTCTTGCCACTGTGGTGGAAGTGGGCAGCCGCAATATCCCGGATTATCTGATCAACATGGCGCAAAGTGTGGATGAAAACATCCCTGCCCTGCTTTATGCTTTGCGCAGTGCGATCAATTATTCGGATCTTGCTCCCAAAAGACCTGAGTATTTTTCGGTGAAACGTGTCGATGCCACCCAGGCAGAGTTAGTGTGGCAAGAAGCGGATGATAGTGACACTGGTTGTCACTATCAGGTATATCGTAGTGAAAGTCCGAAAGCGCCTTGCACCAAGGAAAACCTGATTGCTATCACGTCACAAACTGGCTTCACCGACAAGCAACTTAAAGCCGGTAAGCGTTATTTTTACAACCTACACCGTGTCGATAAATACAAGAAAATTGCTTCCCCTTTTGCGCCAGAAATCCGCATCAAAACACCGCTGGATAAAGCCGATTGCTCGTTTACGTTATTCCCGACTCCAGAAAAAGTAGGCTATGTTGGTGAGCTCACTAAGAACAATAGCGAACATTTTGGTCATAACTCGCTGTTTGTTGGGGTCAATAACACCAAAGGCATTTGTTATGGCGTGATCGATTATGATCTTAGCCGTTTGTCGGAAGACTCGCATATTAGTCTGGCCGAGTTCTCGCTTTACCCGATGAACCGCGTGGGCGCTAAAATTGAAAATTATGGTGAGTGGTCGGTGTCGATCCTCAATCCAGCGGACATCACCGACATCAGCAACTTTGAGCAAATTCATCAAGCCACGCCAATTCAGACCTTGGGTGAAACTATAGATTCCGATCGTTTAACGCAAGGTATTTGGCATAGTTGGCAGTTTAGTGCGATGGAAAAACGCATCCTCGAAGAGCAGTTAAAACGTGGACGCTTGCTACTGCGCATTCAAGGTCCTGATAAATTGCCTCTCGGTAATGACTCTCAAATGATGCAATTTGATATTGGTTATGGCCGCTTTGGCGGAGGCATTCACTATCGCCCAAGCTTGTATGTGATTTATCGACGTAAAACTACCACGCTGCAGCTGTCTGCCGCTCAATGCCAAACCTTCCAACATAGTGAATTGGTCAATAGCCTTCTGACTACTGGCTATGATAGCTATGGCAACGCAGAAATTGGTCAAATGGTGTTTGAGCTACCGCAGCTCACCAATCCAAAAGAGCTGGTGATCACCGAAGCTGCCATCATCCTTGATGTGGATAGTACGCATGCCTTGAATCACTCGATGCGCTTTAGCGTGGCGCTTGTGGACAGTGAAACTGAGCTTGATGAGTTGCCGCTAGATTTTGCTCAACTGGAATACGTGGGTTACGAAGTGAGCTCACAAGATCTCAACCGTAACCCACGCCAAACCTTCCTGTTTGATAGCTCTGCTCGTCAATATGTTGAAGACTTGCACGACCAGGGGCGCTCTGTTCGTCTGATCATCATACCTACGTCAGACACCGACACTATGGATAGCCGCGTGACATGGAAAACTCAGATAAATGATGAATCAGTCACGCCAAAACTGATGCTCACCTATGTCGAACGACGAAAAGAGGCGTTAGCAGCACCAAACAATCTGCAAGCCAATGTGGAAAATGGTGTCGTAAAACTCACTTGGGATAACCCAGACCATCCTGCATGGGTGGGCAGCTATGTCGTACGTAACAGCTTCCATCCACCCAGAAACGCACTTGATGGCGTAAAACTTTACGCAGGTAAAGACGACTTCACTTACGACCGCTTTGGCAACGCCAACCTAGCAAAGTACTACTCCGTGTTTAGCTACGATGACGTGCCAAACTATTCGCTACCTACAACGGTCAGCTACACCAGTAAAGAAGTCACCGAAGTTATTCATCAAGAGTTTGAAGCTCAAGATGAAGTAGAACAGCGCTATCACGACGGGGATTAG